A genome region from Cucumis sativus cultivar 9930 chromosome 4, Cucumber_9930_V3, whole genome shotgun sequence includes the following:
- the LOC116401605 gene encoding lectin-like, translated as MAGQSTHYLAFPRASTITWGDDTRYWSWATVDFCSYAIEEARLLQVSWLDCRWSMDASDFKQDIWYNASVEVMLTSNASGWNVPLHLEIELPDGSTQKSQIVLAGRQPNVWFKIPIGKFILSGSLTSGTIRFGFYNHEGNWKRGLNIRALAIQA; from the exons ATGGCAGGCCAAAGCACACATTATTTGGCATTTCCAAGAGCTTCCACAATAACATGGGGTGATGACACTCGATACTGGAGTTGGGCCACCGTGGATTTTTGCAG CTACGCAATTGAAGAAGCCCGACTTTTACAAGTATCTTGGCTCGATTGTCGTTGGAGCATGGATGCATCTGATTTCAAACAAGATATTTGGTACAATGCAAGCGTTGAAGTAATGTTGACAAGCAACGCCTCTGGATGGAATGTTCCACTACACCTTGAAATCGAGTTGCCAGATGGGAGTACGCAAAAGTCTCAAATAGTATTGGCAGGCAGACAACCAAATGTGTGGTTCAAGATTCCAATCGGTAAATTCATACTAAGCGGTTCTCTGACTAGCGGAACAATCCGATTCGGCTTCTACAACCATGAAGGGAATTGGAAAAGAGGCTTGAACATAAGAGCCCTTGCCATTCAAgcataa